The DNA window TGATCGCGCTGGAGGGCGCCGGCAATGGCGTCACCAGCAACTGCATCAACCCCGGATACGTCCGCACACCGTTGGTCGAGCAGCAGATCGCCGACCAGGCCGCGGTGCACGGCTTGCCCGAGGACGAGGTGCTGGCCAAGATCATCCTGACGTCGTCGCCAGTCAAACGGCTCATCGAGCCGGCCGAGGTGGCCGCGGCGGCGGCGTTCCTGTGCTCGCCCGCGTGCGACTCGATGACGGGTTCTGACCTGGTGCTCGACGGCGGCTGGGGGGCCCGCTGACCGCGCCACGCACCATCGGCCCGGCCGCCGAGGCGCCGGGCGTCGAGTCGACCACGTTGGGCAGTGGGCGGCACCTGGGCGTGGCCGAGGGGGTCGCG is part of the Actinomycetota bacterium genome and encodes:
- a CDS encoding SDR family oxidoreductase, producing IALEGAGNGVTSNCINPGYVRTPLVEQQIADQAAVHGLPEDEVLAKIILTSSPVKRLIEPAEVAAAAAFLCSPACDSMTGSDLVLDGGWGAR